One Stenotrophomonas oahuensis genomic region harbors:
- a CDS encoding acyl-CoA thioesterase, with amino-acid sequence MTTELKSHQLSMTVLMTPDMANFSGKVHGGAVLRLLDQVAYACASRYAGRYVVTLSVDQVTFREPIHVGELVTFLASVNYTGTSSMEIGVKVVAEDIMKRSVRHANSCFFTMVAVDDDGKPTPVPPLELDSSNQRRRHAAALIRRQLRAEMEQRQRELLASNPPSAEG; translated from the coding sequence ATGACCACTGAACTCAAATCCCACCAGCTGTCCATGACCGTGCTGATGACGCCGGACATGGCCAACTTCTCCGGCAAGGTCCACGGCGGCGCGGTGCTGCGCCTGCTCGACCAGGTCGCCTACGCCTGCGCCAGCCGCTATGCCGGCCGTTACGTGGTGACCCTGTCGGTCGACCAGGTCACCTTCCGCGAGCCGATCCACGTGGGCGAACTGGTGACCTTCCTGGCCTCGGTGAACTACACCGGCACCTCGTCGATGGAGATCGGGGTGAAGGTGGTCGCCGAGGACATCATGAAGCGCAGCGTGCGCCACGCCAACAGCTGCTTCTTCACGATGGTCGCCGTGGATGACGACGGCAAGCCCACGCCGGTGCCGCCGCTGGAACTGGACAGCAGCAACCAGCGCCGCCGGCATGCGGCCGCGCTGATCCGCCGGCAGCTGCGGGCGGAAATGGAGCAGCGCCAGCGGGAGTTGCTGGCGTCGAATCCGCCGTCGGCCGAGGGGTGA
- the ybaK gene encoding Cys-tRNA(Pro) deacylase has translation MTPAINLLKQRGIAHRVLSYTHSADVDSYGGEAAAALGLDPTQVFKTLVASTEKHELLVGIVPVSGSLDLKALAEAAGCRKCEMADPAAAQRATGYLVGGISPLGQKKKHRTFVDDSARALADVHVSAGRRGLEVALAPVDLVALTNATYAPIGRPKP, from the coding sequence ATGACCCCTGCCATCAACCTGCTCAAGCAACGCGGCATTGCTCATCGCGTGTTGTCCTATACCCACTCCGCTGATGTCGATTCGTACGGCGGCGAGGCAGCGGCAGCGCTTGGGCTTGATCCGACCCAGGTATTCAAGACCTTGGTGGCCTCCACGGAAAAGCACGAACTGCTGGTAGGGATCGTGCCGGTGAGCGGATCGTTGGACCTTAAAGCACTAGCCGAAGCCGCGGGGTGCCGGAAGTGCGAGATGGCCGACCCGGCGGCGGCGCAGAGGGCCACCGGGTATCTGGTGGGTGGCATCAGTCCGCTGGGGCAGAAGAAAAAGCACCGTACCTTTGTGGATGACAGCGCGCGGGCGCTGGCGGACGTGCATGTCAGCGCCGGACGGCGGGGGCTGGAGGTGGCGCTGGCTCCGGTGGATCTGGTGGCGCTGACCAACGCGACTTACGCACCGATCGGACGCCCGAAGCCGTAG
- the metK gene encoding methionine adenosyltransferase, producing the protein MSSYLFTSESVSEGHPDKVADQISDAVLDAILTQDQRARVACETMVKTGVAIVAGEITTSAWIDLEALTRKVIVDIGYDSSDVGFDGATCGVLNLIGKQSPHIAQGVDRKKPEEMGAGDQGLMFGYATNETDSYMPAAIHLSHRLVEQQAKIRKKKNSPLSWLRPDAKSQVTLRYENGEVAAIDAVVLSTQHAPGIKQKDLIEAVREEIIKPVLPAKWLHKGTKFHINPTGKFEIGGPVGDCGLTGRKIIVDTYGGWARHGGGAFSGKDPSKVDRSAAYAARYVAKNVVAAGLADRCEVQVSYAIGVAEPTSISVTTFGTGKISDDKIEKLIRKHFDLRPYGIIKMLDLIHPMYQQTAAYGHFGRKPKEFSYLNGAGETVNATAFSWEKTDRAAALRADAKLK; encoded by the coding sequence ATGTCCAGCTACCTCTTCACCTCCGAGTCGGTCTCTGAAGGCCATCCGGACAAGGTTGCCGACCAGATCTCCGATGCGGTGCTGGACGCGATCCTGACCCAGGACCAGCGCGCCCGCGTGGCCTGCGAGACCATGGTCAAGACCGGCGTTGCCATCGTCGCCGGTGAAATCACCACCTCGGCGTGGATCGACCTGGAAGCGCTGACCCGCAAGGTCATCGTGGACATCGGCTACGACAGCTCCGACGTCGGCTTCGACGGCGCCACCTGCGGCGTGCTGAACCTGATCGGCAAGCAGTCCCCGCACATCGCCCAGGGCGTTGACCGCAAGAAGCCGGAAGAAATGGGCGCGGGCGACCAGGGCCTGATGTTCGGCTATGCCACCAACGAAACCGACAGCTACATGCCGGCCGCGATCCACCTGTCGCACCGTCTGGTCGAGCAGCAGGCCAAGATCCGCAAGAAGAAGAACTCGCCGCTGTCGTGGCTGCGCCCGGATGCCAAGAGCCAGGTCACCCTGCGCTATGAAAACGGCGAAGTGGCGGCCATCGACGCGGTGGTGCTGTCGACCCAGCACGCCCCGGGCATCAAGCAGAAGGACCTGATCGAGGCCGTCCGCGAAGAGATCATCAAGCCGGTGCTGCCGGCCAAGTGGCTGCACAAGGGCACCAAGTTCCACATCAACCCGACCGGCAAGTTCGAGATCGGTGGCCCGGTGGGCGATTGCGGCCTGACCGGCCGCAAGATCATCGTCGACACCTACGGCGGCTGGGCCCGTCACGGTGGTGGCGCGTTCTCGGGCAAGGATCCGTCGAAGGTCGACCGTTCGGCTGCCTACGCCGCCCGTTACGTCGCCAAGAACGTCGTGGCTGCCGGCCTGGCCGACCGTTGCGAAGTGCAGGTCTCCTACGCCATCGGCGTGGCCGAGCCGACCTCGATCTCGGTCACCACCTTCGGCACCGGCAAGATCAGCGATGACAAGATCGAAAAGCTGATCCGCAAGCACTTCGATCTGCGTCCGTACGGCATCATCAAGATGCTGGACCTGATCCACCCGATGTACCAGCAGACCGCCGCCTACGGCCACTTCGGCCGCAAGCCGAAGGAGTTCAGCTACCTCAACGGTGCTGGCGAAACGGTCAACGCCACGGCCTTCTCCTGGGAGAAGACCGACCGCGCCGCCGCCCTCCGCGCCGACGCGAAGCTGAAGTAA
- the ppc gene encoding phosphoenolpyruvate carboxylase, producing MNEYRSSIVFATPDIPLRDDVRRLGALVGDLLVEQVSEDFFEHIEQIRTRAIARRESGAPLSDLSAALHDLAPAEAEATVRAFSTYFQVVNIAERVHRIRRRRDYQRAGTAAPQPDSLQDALQHLKNQGVTLDELAQWLPRIDIEPVFTAHPTEAVRRALLEKEQLMVASLVDALDGQRTPGEAAADAARFRMALTASWQTTDSSPVRPTVDDEREHVGFYLVQVLYRVMPVLYESLQQALLDTYGETLPLPRLLRFGTWVGGDMDGNPNVDARTIRNTLDAQRQAVLGRYQKDLLQLASLLSQSTERVGVSDALQAQVAHYQQLLPNVTSRPRHADMPYRLLNDRMRARVQATLDDADGAYAGPHELEHDLQLILDSLHANKGDHAGGFAVRRLLWRVRTFGFHLARLDVRQESSVHGRALASVLDGQEVWDNADALARAERLAPFASGEQTLPPSTEEGGQRLDAVFAALADARQRHGTDALGSYIISMAHDRSDVLAVLALARRGGLVNDEGAVPLDIAPLFETVDDLKRGTDTLRDLLADPVYRAHLRARDDVQMVMLGYSDSGKDGGIAASRWGLQRAQVELLEVAAETGIRLTFFHGRGGSISRGGGKTTHAVDASPRGSIDGRLRVTEQGEVIHRKYGIRALALRSLEQATGAVLRSSLRPRAPEPREDQWRPVMDLIAERSAAAYRAFVGQPDFMQYFRLATPIDVIERMTLGSRPSRRLGQDAALGNLRAIPWVFAWSQARAVIPGWYGVGSGLQAALDAGHEETLHEMARDWPFFSTFLDDIAMVLSKGDITIAEQFSQLSGPLHKRFFPQIEQELALTGKLILALTGQSSLLQHDQRLALSIRLRNPYVDPISVLQVDLLKRWRESGGEDDEVLRALVACVNGVSQGVQNTG from the coding sequence ATGAACGAATACCGCAGCAGCATCGTGTTTGCCACCCCGGACATTCCCCTGCGTGACGACGTGCGCCGGCTCGGCGCGCTGGTCGGCGACCTGCTGGTCGAGCAGGTATCCGAAGACTTCTTCGAGCACATTGAACAGATCCGCACCCGCGCCATCGCACGGCGTGAGAGTGGTGCGCCGCTGAGCGACCTCAGCGCGGCATTGCATGACCTGGCACCGGCCGAAGCAGAAGCCACCGTGCGCGCCTTCAGTACCTATTTCCAGGTGGTCAACATCGCCGAGCGCGTGCACCGCATCCGCCGTCGTCGTGACTACCAGCGCGCCGGCACCGCCGCGCCGCAGCCGGACAGCCTGCAGGACGCCCTGCAGCATCTGAAAAACCAGGGCGTCACCCTCGACGAACTGGCGCAGTGGCTGCCACGCATCGACATCGAACCGGTGTTCACCGCGCACCCCACCGAAGCGGTGCGCCGCGCGCTGCTGGAAAAAGAGCAGCTGATGGTGGCCAGCCTGGTGGATGCACTGGACGGTCAGCGCACCCCGGGTGAAGCGGCGGCCGATGCCGCCCGCTTCCGCATGGCGCTTACCGCTTCCTGGCAGACCACCGACTCCTCGCCGGTGCGGCCGACCGTGGATGACGAACGCGAACACGTCGGCTTCTACCTGGTGCAGGTGCTGTACCGGGTGATGCCGGTGCTGTACGAATCGCTGCAACAGGCGCTGCTCGATACCTATGGTGAGACGCTGCCGCTACCGCGCCTGCTGCGCTTCGGCACCTGGGTCGGCGGTGACATGGATGGCAACCCGAATGTCGATGCCCGCACCATTCGCAACACGCTGGATGCGCAGCGCCAGGCGGTGTTGGGGCGCTATCAGAAAGACCTGCTGCAGCTGGCCAGCCTGCTCAGCCAGAGCACCGAGCGGGTCGGGGTCAGTGATGCGCTGCAGGCGCAGGTCGCGCACTACCAGCAGCTGCTGCCGAACGTGACCTCGCGCCCGCGCCACGCTGACATGCCGTACCGCCTGCTCAACGACCGCATGCGCGCGCGCGTGCAGGCGACACTGGATGACGCCGACGGTGCCTACGCCGGCCCGCACGAGCTGGAACACGACCTGCAGCTGATCCTGGACAGCCTGCACGCCAACAAGGGTGATCACGCCGGCGGCTTTGCCGTGCGTCGCCTGCTGTGGCGCGTGCGCACGTTCGGCTTCCATCTGGCGCGGCTGGACGTGCGCCAGGAATCCAGCGTGCACGGTCGCGCGCTGGCCAGCGTGCTGGACGGACAGGAGGTCTGGGACAACGCCGACGCGCTGGCTCGTGCCGAACGTCTGGCCCCGTTCGCCAGTGGCGAGCAGACGCTGCCGCCCAGCACGGAAGAAGGTGGGCAGCGCCTGGACGCGGTGTTCGCCGCGCTGGCCGATGCGCGCCAGCGCCACGGCACCGACGCGCTGGGCAGCTACATCATTTCCATGGCCCACGACCGCAGCGACGTGCTGGCAGTGTTGGCGTTGGCACGGCGTGGCGGGCTGGTCAACGACGAAGGTGCTGTCCCGCTGGATATCGCGCCATTGTTCGAAACCGTTGACGACCTCAAGCGCGGCACCGACACGCTGCGCGACCTGCTCGCCGACCCGGTATACCGCGCCCACCTGCGCGCGCGCGACGACGTGCAGATGGTGATGCTGGGCTATTCGGACAGCGGCAAGGATGGCGGCATCGCCGCTTCGCGCTGGGGCCTGCAGCGGGCACAGGTGGAACTGCTGGAGGTCGCGGCAGAAACCGGCATCCGGTTGACCTTCTTCCACGGTCGCGGCGGTTCGATCAGCCGCGGTGGCGGCAAGACCACCCACGCGGTGGACGCCTCGCCGCGTGGCAGCATCGACGGACGCCTGCGCGTCACCGAGCAGGGCGAGGTGATCCACCGCAAGTACGGCATCCGCGCACTGGCGCTGCGTTCGCTGGAGCAGGCCACCGGGGCGGTGCTGCGCTCCAGCCTGCGCCCGCGTGCGCCCGAGCCGCGCGAAGACCAATGGCGTCCGGTGATGGACCTGATCGCCGAGCGCAGCGCGGCGGCCTATCGCGCCTTTGTCGGCCAACCGGATTTCATGCAGTACTTCCGTTTGGCCACGCCGATTGATGTAATCGAGCGCATGACCCTGGGCTCGCGCCCGTCGCGACGGCTCGGCCAGGATGCGGCGCTGGGCAACCTACGTGCGATTCCGTGGGTGTTCGCCTGGAGCCAGGCGCGCGCGGTGATCCCCGGCTGGTACGGGGTGGGCAGTGGCCTGCAGGCGGCGCTCGATGCGGGCCATGAAGAAACCCTGCACGAGATGGCGCGTGACTGGCCGTTCTTCAGCACCTTCCTGGACGACATCGCGATGGTGCTGTCCAAGGGCGACATCACCATTGCCGAGCAGTTCTCGCAGTTGTCTGGTCCGCTGCATAAGCGTTTCTTCCCGCAGATCGAGCAGGAACTGGCACTGACCGGGAAGCTGATCCTGGCGCTGACCGGGCAGAGCTCCCTGCTGCAGCACGATCAGCGACTGGCGTTGTCGATCCGGCTGCGGAATCCGTACGTGGACCCGATCAGTGTGCTGCAGGTGGACCTGCTCAAGCGCTGGCGTGAAAGCGGTGGTGAAGATGACGAGGTGCTGCGTGCGTTGGTGGCCTGCGTGAATGGCGTGTCGCAGGGTGTGCAGAATACGGGTTGA
- the ahcY gene encoding adenosylhomocysteinase, which produces MNAVAKTFSTEGDYKIADISLADWGRKELDIAEHEMPGLMSIRRKHAASLPLKGVRVTGSLHMTIQTAVLIETLKDIGADVRWASCNIFSTQDHAAAAIAATGTPVFAWKGETLEEYWDCTLDALTFTLADGTLTGPELVVDDGGDVTLLIHKGYELENGSDWVNTPSGSHEEQVIKNLLKRVAVERPGYWGRVVKDWKGVSEETTTGVHRLYQLAQAGTLLIPAINVNDSVTKSKFDNLYGCRESLADGLKRAMDVMLAGKLAVVCGYGDVGKGCAASLRAYGARVVVTEIDPICALQAAMEGFEVNTIESTLGRADLYVTTTGNKDIIRIEHLSAMKDQAIVCNIGHFDNEIQVDALVAYPGVQQINIKPQVDKYVFPNGNAIFLLAEGRLVNLGCATGHPSFVMSNSFANQTLAQIDLWANKDTYEKSVYLLPKKLDEEVARLHLEKIGVKLTTLTQEQADYIGVPVEGPFKPDHYRY; this is translated from the coding sequence ATGAACGCTGTTGCCAAGACCTTCTCCACCGAAGGTGATTACAAGATTGCCGACATCTCCCTGGCCGACTGGGGCCGCAAGGAGCTGGACATCGCCGAGCACGAAATGCCGGGCCTGATGTCGATCCGCCGCAAGCACGCCGCCAGCCTGCCGCTGAAGGGCGTGCGCGTGACCGGCTCGCTGCACATGACCATCCAGACCGCCGTCCTGATTGAAACCCTGAAGGACATCGGTGCCGACGTGCGCTGGGCCTCGTGCAACATCTTCTCGACCCAGGACCACGCCGCTGCGGCCATCGCTGCCACCGGCACCCCTGTGTTCGCGTGGAAGGGCGAAACCCTGGAAGAGTACTGGGACTGCACCCTGGACGCGCTGACCTTCACCCTGGCCGACGGCACCCTGACCGGTCCGGAGCTGGTGGTCGACGACGGCGGCGACGTCACCCTGCTGATCCACAAGGGCTATGAGCTGGAAAACGGCAGCGACTGGGTCAACACCCCGTCGGGTTCGCACGAAGAACAGGTGATCAAGAACCTGCTCAAGCGCGTGGCAGTTGAACGCCCGGGTTACTGGGGTCGCGTGGTCAAGGACTGGAAGGGCGTTTCCGAGGAAACCACCACCGGCGTGCACCGCCTGTACCAGCTGGCCCAGGCCGGCACCCTGCTGATTCCGGCGATCAACGTCAACGACTCGGTCACCAAGAGCAAGTTCGACAACCTGTACGGCTGCCGCGAGTCGCTGGCCGACGGCCTGAAGCGCGCGATGGACGTGATGCTGGCCGGCAAGCTGGCCGTGGTCTGCGGTTACGGCGATGTGGGCAAGGGCTGCGCTGCTTCGCTGCGTGCCTATGGCGCGCGCGTAGTAGTCACCGAAATCGATCCGATCTGCGCACTGCAGGCGGCGATGGAAGGCTTTGAAGTCAACACCATCGAATCGACCCTGGGCCGTGCCGACCTGTACGTCACCACCACCGGCAACAAGGACATCATCCGCATCGAGCACCTGAGCGCGATGAAGGACCAGGCCATCGTCTGCAACATCGGCCACTTCGACAATGAAATCCAGGTCGATGCGCTGGTCGCCTACCCGGGCGTGCAGCAGATCAACATCAAGCCGCAGGTGGACAAGTACGTGTTCCCGAACGGCAACGCGATCTTCCTGCTGGCCGAAGGCCGCCTGGTCAACCTCGGCTGCGCCACCGGCCACCCGAGCTTCGTGATGTCCAACAGCTTTGCCAACCAGACCCTGGCCCAGATCGACCTGTGGGCGAACAAGGACACCTACGAAAAGTCGGTGTACCTGCTGCCGAAGAAGCTGGACGAAGAAGTGGCCCGACTGCACCTGGAGAAGATCGGCGTGAAGCTGACCACCCTGACCCAGGAACAGGCCGACTACATCGGCGTGCCGGTGGAAGGTCCGTTCAAGCCGGATCATTACCGCTACTGA
- a CDS encoding alpha/beta hydrolase family protein yields the protein MARSERGRRARWNRLIMGAALLAVAPLGLAAGAGKASAPQTTASAPLAGYQLPSARLQAVVDAPRAPTLSLSPRRDLAALLQTPSLAAIGYVAQPELKLAGVRIHPATRSASRFSFGNKLWLMNIADGKERQISGLPQPLSIASMAWSPDQKYLAFNQVQPATGTNELWLVDIASNSARKLVGQLNTVFGDGYQWLPDSRGLLATVQPGGQGSAPAADGVPTGPAIQQTEPAAGVRSLRTYQDLLKNEADARQFDYYASAQPVRVALNGNTTALSSVGIYLDLDVSPDGSYLLAERVLRPYSYQVPADDFPRRIEVLSAADGSLQHTLAELPLVEGLPTGNDAVPTGVRRVSWRADVPATLVWAEAQDGGDPARETQVRDAVLTQAAPFDRPPQTLAQLGSRYAGIQWGRGDLALLNESWWKSRTVKQWRIAPDHPETEPQLLVERSSQDRYNDPGRPGMVRDVNGRSRLQTSADGRSIFLYGQGASPEGDRPFVDRFDLDSRQTTRLFHSQAPSYAAPQALLDQEGTSLLLTRESPDEPANYYVQSLTDATAAPRALTAFTHPLPQLRGVSKEQIRYKRNDGVDLTATLMLPPGYNAKKDGPLPLLMWAYPGEFKTAAAASQVTDSPYRFNAVGYWGPQAFLATGYAVLVSPSMPIIGEGDKEPNDTYLPQLIANAEAAVDEVVRRGVTDREHIAIGGHSYGAFMTANLLAHTRLFKAGIARSGAYNRSLTPFGFQAEERSYWQAQDVYQKMSPFNYAGDIKDPILFIHGLDDNNSGTFPMQSERMFSAVKGLGGTSRLVMLPNESHHYRARESIMTMLAESERWLENTIGPGQPIKKK from the coding sequence ATGGCACGCAGTGAACGTGGGCGCAGAGCGCGCTGGAACCGCCTGATCATGGGCGCGGCGCTGCTGGCGGTGGCACCGCTGGGGCTGGCCGCCGGCGCGGGCAAGGCGAGCGCCCCGCAGACCACCGCCAGCGCGCCGCTGGCCGGTTACCAGCTGCCGTCGGCGCGCCTGCAGGCGGTGGTGGATGCCCCGCGTGCGCCTACCCTGAGCCTGTCGCCGCGTCGCGACCTGGCCGCACTGCTGCAGACACCGTCGCTGGCCGCAATTGGCTACGTGGCCCAGCCTGAGCTGAAGCTTGCCGGCGTGCGCATCCATCCGGCCACGCGTTCAGCCAGTCGTTTCAGCTTCGGCAACAAGCTGTGGCTGATGAACATCGCCGACGGCAAGGAGCGCCAGATCAGCGGCCTGCCGCAGCCGCTGTCGATTGCGTCGATGGCATGGTCGCCCGACCAGAAGTACCTGGCCTTCAACCAGGTGCAGCCGGCCACAGGCACCAATGAGCTGTGGCTGGTGGATATCGCAAGCAACAGCGCACGCAAGCTCGTTGGGCAGCTCAACACCGTATTCGGTGATGGGTATCAATGGCTGCCGGACAGCCGCGGCCTGCTCGCCACCGTACAGCCGGGCGGGCAGGGCAGTGCACCTGCCGCCGATGGCGTTCCGACCGGGCCGGCCATCCAGCAGACCGAGCCCGCCGCCGGCGTGCGCTCGCTGCGCACCTACCAGGATCTGCTGAAGAACGAAGCCGACGCGCGTCAGTTCGACTATTACGCCAGCGCCCAGCCGGTGCGTGTTGCGCTCAACGGCAACACCACCGCGCTGTCCAGCGTTGGCATCTACCTGGACCTGGACGTGTCGCCGGACGGAAGCTACCTGCTGGCCGAGCGCGTGCTGCGTCCGTATTCCTACCAGGTGCCGGCCGACGATTTCCCGCGCCGCATCGAAGTGCTGTCTGCCGCCGACGGCTCGCTGCAGCACACCCTGGCCGAACTGCCGCTGGTGGAGGGGTTGCCCACCGGCAACGATGCCGTACCCACCGGCGTGCGCCGGGTCAGCTGGCGCGCCGATGTCCCGGCGACGCTGGTCTGGGCTGAAGCCCAGGACGGCGGCGACCCCGCCCGTGAGACGCAGGTGCGTGATGCCGTGCTGACCCAGGCCGCGCCGTTCGACCGCCCGCCGCAGACCCTGGCCCAGCTGGGCAGCCGCTACGCCGGCATCCAGTGGGGGCGCGGCGACCTCGCCCTGCTCAACGAATCGTGGTGGAAGAGCCGCACGGTGAAGCAGTGGCGCATCGCCCCGGATCACCCGGAGACCGAGCCGCAGCTGCTGGTGGAGCGTTCCTCGCAGGACCGCTACAACGACCCCGGTCGTCCGGGCATGGTCCGCGACGTCAACGGCCGCAGCCGCCTGCAGACCAGCGCCGACGGCCGCAGCATCTTCCTGTACGGCCAGGGAGCCTCGCCGGAAGGCGACCGTCCGTTCGTGGACCGCTTCGACCTGGACAGCCGCCAGACCACCCGCCTGTTCCATTCGCAGGCTCCGAGCTATGCGGCACCCCAGGCGCTGCTGGACCAGGAAGGCACCTCGCTGCTGCTGACCCGCGAGTCGCCGGACGAGCCGGCCAACTACTACGTACAGTCCCTGACCGACGCTACGGCCGCACCGCGCGCGTTGACCGCGTTCACCCACCCGCTGCCGCAGTTGCGTGGGGTGAGCAAGGAGCAGATCCGCTACAAGCGCAACGACGGCGTGGACCTCACCGCCACGCTGATGCTGCCGCCGGGCTACAACGCGAAGAAGGACGGCCCGCTGCCGCTGCTGATGTGGGCGTATCCGGGTGAGTTCAAAACCGCTGCCGCCGCCAGCCAGGTCACCGACTCGCCGTACCGCTTCAACGCAGTGGGCTACTGGGGCCCGCAGGCGTTCCTGGCCACGGGTTATGCGGTGCTGGTCAGCCCGTCGATGCCGATCATCGGTGAAGGCGACAAGGAGCCCAACGACACCTACCTGCCGCAGCTGATCGCCAATGCCGAAGCGGCCGTGGACGAAGTGGTGCGCCGGGGCGTGACCGACCGCGAGCACATCGCCATTGGCGGGCATTCCTACGGTGCGTTCATGACCGCCAACCTGCTGGCGCACACGCGCCTGTTCAAGGCCGGCATCGCGCGCAGCGGCGCGTATAACCGGTCGCTGACCCCGTTTGGTTTCCAGGCCGAGGAGCGCAGTTACTGGCAGGCGCAGGACGTGTACCAGAAGATGTCTCCGTTCAACTACGCCGGCGATATCAAGGATCCGATCCTCTTCATCCATGGTCTGGACGACAACAACTCCGGCACCTTCCCGATGCAGAGCGAGCGCATGTTCTCGGCGGTGAAGGGGCTGGGCGGTACGTCGCGTCTGGTGATGCTGCCCAACGAATCGCACCACTACCGCGCCCGTGAGTCGATCATGACCATGCTGGCTGAAAGCGAACGTTGGCTCGAGAACACCATCGGCCCCGGCCAGCCGATCAAGAAGAAATGA
- a CDS encoding lysophospholipid acyltransferase family protein: protein MQELEQRLQQRFPDWFRGRRGHLARPLLRGVGRWSRLDRVDAFLRQHAGVRGFDFVAAGLDFLDSRYQVDPAELARIPSTGRLLIVANHPSGALDALALLDAVGRVRRDVRIVANDLLGAIGPLQDLLLPVRMLGGKIQRASLQAVEQALAAEQCVIVFPAGEVSRLSLQGIRDGRWQRGFVRFARAAGAPVLPVRVQARNSALFYGASTFFKPAGTALLAREMFARRGRPLRLRIGTPMTLGQGDPGQQLKAVRQALYALGRGAQAAPLATPACGPEPLAAPIAPAQVACAIAAASVLGQTGDGKHILLARCAADCPLLLELGRLRELTFRQVGEGTGRSRDLDAFDLRYEHIVIWDGAAQRVAGAYRIMRGAQALARDGLAGLYSAALFRYADDAIPRIAEGLELGRSFVVPDYWGSRSLDYLWQGIGAYLQCRPGIRYLFGAVSISAALPREAREQLVAYYQRYFGAGVGLAESNQPFQYFAAPPSFGELDAGAAFDVLKANLAALGTGVPTLYRQYTDLCEPGGARFLAFGVDPDFSDSIDGLIEVDLQAIRPNKRKRYLRPAAVSA, encoded by the coding sequence GTGCAGGAACTCGAACAGCGTCTGCAGCAACGTTTTCCCGATTGGTTCCGCGGCCGTCGCGGGCACCTGGCCCGCCCGCTGCTGCGCGGGGTGGGGCGCTGGTCCCGGCTTGACCGGGTCGACGCCTTCCTGCGTCAGCACGCGGGAGTGCGCGGTTTCGACTTCGTCGCTGCGGGTCTGGATTTCCTCGACAGCCGCTACCAGGTGGACCCCGCCGAACTGGCCCGCATCCCGTCCACCGGCCGGCTGCTGATCGTGGCCAACCACCCGTCGGGGGCGCTGGATGCGCTCGCGCTGCTGGATGCGGTGGGCCGGGTGCGGCGCGACGTGCGGATCGTGGCCAACGACCTGCTGGGGGCCATCGGCCCGCTGCAGGACCTGCTGCTGCCGGTGCGGATGCTGGGCGGCAAGATCCAGCGGGCCAGCCTGCAGGCAGTGGAGCAGGCGCTGGCGGCCGAGCAGTGCGTGATCGTGTTCCCGGCCGGGGAGGTCTCGCGCCTGTCATTGCAGGGCATCCGCGACGGGCGCTGGCAGCGCGGCTTTGTCCGTTTCGCCCGTGCAGCCGGTGCCCCGGTGCTGCCGGTACGGGTGCAGGCACGCAACTCGGCGCTGTTCTATGGGGCGTCCACCTTCTTCAAACCGGCCGGTACGGCCCTGCTCGCGCGGGAGATGTTCGCCCGCCGTGGGAGGCCACTGCGGTTGCGCATCGGCACGCCGATGACGCTGGGCCAGGGCGATCCCGGGCAGCAGCTGAAAGCGGTACGGCAGGCGCTCTATGCCCTGGGGCGCGGCGCACAGGCCGCCCCGCTTGCGACGCCGGCTTGCGGCCCGGAGCCGCTGGCGGCCCCGATCGCCCCCGCGCAGGTCGCCTGCGCCATCGCCGCCGCCAGCGTGCTCGGCCAGACCGGCGACGGCAAACACATCCTGTTGGCACGCTGCGCGGCCGACTGTCCGCTGCTGCTGGAACTGGGAAGGCTGCGCGAACTGACCTTCCGCCAGGTGGGCGAAGGTACCGGCCGCAGCCGCGACCTGGACGCCTTCGACCTGCGCTACGAGCACATCGTGATCTGGGACGGTGCCGCCCAGCGTGTGGCCGGTGCCTACCGCATCATGCGCGGCGCGCAGGCACTGGCCCGCGATGGGCTGGCCGGTCTCTACAGCGCCGCGCTGTTCCGCTACGCCGATGACGCCATTCCGCGCATTGCCGAAGGCCTGGAGCTGGGGCGCAGCTTTGTCGTGCCGGATTACTGGGGCAGCCGCAGCCTGGACTACCTGTGGCAGGGCATCGGCGCCTATCTGCAATGTCGCCCGGGCATCCGCTATCTGTTCGGCGCGGTGTCGATCAGCGCCGCACTGCCGCGCGAGGCCCGCGAGCAGCTGGTGGCGTATTACCAGCGCTACTTCGGGGCGGGCGTCGGGCTGGCCGAGTCCAACCAGCCGTTCCAGTACTTCGCTGCGCCGCCGAGCTTCGGTGAGCTGGACGCGGGAGCAGCGTTCGATGTGCTCAAGGCCAACCTGGCGGCGCTGGGTACCGGCGTGCCCACCCTGTACCGGCAATACACCGACCTGTGCGAACCCGGCGGCGCGCGCTTCCTCGCGTTCGGGGTGGACCCGGACTTCAGCGATTCCATCGACGGGCTGATCGAAGTGGACCTGCAGGCGATACGCCCGAACAAGCGCAAACGCTACCTGCGCCCGGCGGCGGTGTCGGCATGA